One Corynebacterium matruchotii genomic window, TTTTCGACGGTGATGGTGGTGCCGATCTCGATATTGCCGAGGAACCTCACGTTGGGTTTCTCCATGACGGCATGGAGGGAATTCACGATTCCTTTAATGCGGGGATGGTCGGGGGCGACGCCGTAGCGGATGAGGCCAAACGGTGCGGGCATCTGCTCAAACAGGTCGATTTCCACGGTGCGGCCGGACTTCATGAGTAAATCAGAGGCATAAATACCAGCAGGGCCAGAACCAATAACGGCTACCCGGAGGGGGCGGGAAGAATTCATCGAGATCCTTACGGGAAACGAGGTGGATGATACGTGTCGGCACTTAACTTTAGCTGGTTGACGAATAGATGATGAATCAAATGTCATTTGGCGCTTTTTCCGTCGCTAGTAGCGTCGAAAAGCAAGCCCGAAACCTGTACACTTATGGGGTGTCTCACAGTTTTTAGCGGAGCTCATTTTTCATCACAATTTCAGAAGGGACTAGCTTGTGACCCAAACAACGCATTCGGTGTTATTGACCGCGATCCGCCGTCGCCTTGACCAGGCAGAAGTGGCGGAATTCGCCGCCGCGTTAGGCCTTGACATCACGCCGCTCGTGCCAGCAGGGCACGATGAACCGACCATTGCGGACGTGCTGAAACATGCGCCGGCTGGTCCCGTTCTTTACACCGGTACCGGCAACCTTAACTTTGATGCGCGGGCCGCTGCGGCGTTGGGTGTGCCACTGGTGCTACAAACCCCGTCGGAATCGTTGTCGACCGCATTGGCGCGCGTTGAGGCCCGCGACCTGGGGGCATCGATCGCGGCAATCATCATGGGCGACCAGCCGCTCACCGCGGCGGTGACGGCGGCGCAAGAAACCCCGGCCGAAATCGTGATGACCGCAGACGTGTTCGAAAACTGGTTGTTGGGTATGGCGAAAAAGCATCGCGCCCACATTGTGCTCCCCGAGGGTGACGACGATCGGATCCTCACCGCGGCCGGCATCCTCTTAGCGGAAGACGCATGTGACCTCACGATTCTTGGTGTGCCTGAGGAAGTGGCCGCCCGGGCCGCGGAACTGGGGGTTACGCTGGATGGCGCCACTCTGGTGAACCCGTGGGCGGATGATGATCCCCACCGAGAAGAATTCGCACAACAATTCTATGAGCTGCGCAAAACTAAGGGGGTGAGCCTGGAGCAGGCGCGGGAAACCATGACGGACATCTCCTATTACGCCACCATGATGATCCACAATGGGCTGGCGGACGGCATGGTGTCTGGCGCATCGCACACCACGGCGCACACCATTAAACCCTCCTTCCAGATCATTAAGACCAAGCCGGGCGTGTCCGTGGTGTCCTCCGTCTTCCTCATGGTCATGCGCGGCCGGCTCTGGGCCTTCGGCGATTGCGCGGTCAACCCCAATCCCACCGCGGAGCAGCTCGCGGAAATTGCGGTGGTGTCCGCGGAAACCGCATCCCAATTCGGCATTGACCCCCGGGTGGCTATTCTCAGCTATTCGACGGGCACCTCCGGCAGTGGGCCAGACGTGGACCGGGCTATGGCTGCCACCCGCATGGCGCAGGCCAAGGCCCCGGAATTGCTGGTGGATGGGCCGTTGCAATTCGATGCGGCCGTCGACCCGGTGGTGGCGGCGAAGAAACTCCCCGAATCGCGGGTGGCTGGGCAGGCCAATGTGTTTATCTTCCCCGACCTAGAGGCTGGTAATATTGGGTATAAGACCGCGCAGCGGACCGGACACGCCCTGGCGGTGGGCCCCATTCTTCAAGGTTTGAACAAGCCGGTCAACGACCTGTCGCGGGGTGCAACCGTGGCGGACATTGTGAATACGGTGGCGATCACCGCCATCCAGGCTGCCAGCAGCAAGGAAGCAGGGGAGGAATAAGAATGTCGCTGGTATTGGTGCTTAACTCTGGATCATCGTCCATTAAATTCCAGCTGGTGGACCCGGACCAACACGCCACGGATGAGCCCTTCGCCTCCGGACTGGTCGAACAAATTGGCGAACCAATGGGGCGGGTGACGCTTAAACATGCGGGCGAAAAGCATGTGGTAGAAGCCCCCATTCCCGACCACACGGTTGGTCTGGACCTGGCGTTCAAACTCATGGCCGAACACGAATGCGGCCCGACCGATGTGGAGCTCGTGGCCGTGGGGCATCGTCTTGTGCACGGTGGCCTGGTGTTCAGTAAACCGGAACTCATCACCGACCAGATCGTCGACCTGGCCCGCAGTCTCATCCCATTGGCCCCACTACATAACCCGGCTAACATTGATGGCATCGAGGTTGCGCGCAAACTCTTGCCCGATGTGCCACACGTGGCGGTGTTTGATACCGGCTTCTTCCACGGCATGCCGCCGGCCGCGGCGCTCTACGCCGTGGACAAAGAGCTGGCGGCCGAAACGGGTGTGCGTCGATACGGCTTCCACGGCACCAGCCACGAATACGTGTCCAACAAGGTTGCCGAACTCATGGAGCTGCCCAAAGCGGCCATCAACCAAATCACCCTCCACCTCGGCAACGGGGCATCCTGCGCCGCTATTAAAGGCGAGCAGCCCATCGACACCTCCATGGGCATGACCCCCCTCGCCGGGCTGGTCATGGGCACCCGGTCCGGCGACGTTGATCCGGGCATTGTCTTCCACCTGCACCGCACCGCGGGCATGCCCATCGACGACATCGACGAACTATTAAACAAAAAATCCGGGGTGAAAGGCATCGCTGGGGTCAACGACTTCCGTGAACTCCGCCGCATGATCGAGGAAGAAAACGAAGACGCCTGGCTGGCGTACAACATCTACATCCACCAGCTGCGCCGCTACATCGGGTCCTACATGATCTCCCTGGGTCGGGTCGACGCCATCACCTTCACGGCCGGCGTGGGCGAAAACGACAGCTTTGTGCGCGCTGACGCCCTGGCCAACCTGGAAATGTATGGCATCAAGATCGACCCCGAACGCAACGCCCTGCCTAACACTGGGCCGCGGCTGATCTCCGCCCACGACTCGGTGATTAAGGTATGGGTGGTGCCCACCAATGAGGAGCTCGCCATCGCCCGCTACGCCAAAGCATTCGCCTAATCGGCAGCTTTACGACGGGGGCAGCATGAGAAAAAATCAGGTGGGTGCCCCCGTCGGCCAAACCCTCATAAGAATAATAGGACTGGGCGGAACAAGGTTTTTGGTCAAGAAATTCGGAAATCTTGACCAAAAATTTACCTAAAAATCCCAAACTGGGATAAGGCCAACAAAACCCTGAAAATCACCTAAGTTCCCTGGTGGCGGGGTGTACCTTTAATGGCATGAGCAGCCTCATTGATGCCTACGCCCGACTAGCGCCCCGCGCTAGCGAGCTCCTGCTCACTATTAAAGAAATCGGCATCAACAAAATCGAGCTGGCCACCCGACTCGACGTGTCCAGTGCCACCGCCAGCCTCATGATCTCCGTGTCCAAAGCCTTCACCCCAGAAGAACTTGGTCAGGGGGTTGGACTCAGCTTCGAAAAATTCCGCATCATTGCCACCAGCGGAAAGAAAATCGCCAACCCCGACATTAATCGGGAACAATTCCGAAACGACCTCATAGAAGCTGCCCACGAACTTAGTGTTGACGAACTCAAAGAACACATCGTCGACAAGCTAGCAGCATTAAACAAAGGGTACAATCGTGCGCGCAAATGGCACCTACGCTACGCCGCCACCGCCGACCCTGACGGCATGAGCCACATGCTCATGAAAATGCCCGCGGAACAAGCCGAACAGCTACGCACCTCACTCACCCCCGAAGCCCGAACCCTCGTGCAGCAAGGTGCCGCAGTCGATGAAGCCGAAGGCCACGCAAAAGCTTTAATACGGCGGGTGCTCCACGGTTATGACCTCACCAAACTCGAACACGTCGAAGACTGGGAAGACCCCAACAATCCCCGAGACCTTCGGCAACGCCCCTGCATCATTATTCCCGACTGGGAGCACACCGCCCACATTGATGGAACCGTTGTCGACACCAATGGTGTTGTCATCCCTATTAAAGACTTGGTTGATCGTCGAATAGCTAAATACGGGTTCGCAGTCACCGTCTATAATGACGCCAACGGTGTTATGCGGCCCCACGACGTCCTCCCCATTAAACGACTCGCCGACGCCGACGACCGGTTCATCAGCATCCTGTCGCACCTCGTCTGCCAACACCCCGACTGCCGGGTGCCGGCCGTGCGCTGCGAAATCCACCACATCCAATCCTTCGCTTCCGGCGGGCCCACCACCCCGGAAAACCTGTGCCCTCTCTGCCGCGTCCACAACCTCCTCAACGATGATAAACCCGACGAAATCCGGCACGGGCGCGTCTTTAATGACCCCAAAACCGGGCTCACCTGGTATGAAATGCCTGACGGACGGATCCGTCGCAACCGAGCCCGCAGCAACGAACGCGGCCTCAGCGCCTACTGCGCCCGCATGTGCAAAGAAGCACTCACCGAACTCCACCGGCCCGGATGGATGCCACCCAGGCCACCCCGAGAATAAGCAGCCAAAACCATTCCTTTAATAGGCCGTGGCCAACAGGGTTACCGGCCCTAAAACCATGTCCGAGGCCGAATCTTATTGCTCGTATCCACCAACTGATACCGGTGAGCCGCCGTTGGAGCGCTTCGCGCCTGTAGCCGCAATGCCCGCTCCAACCCCCGCCGCAGCCCTAACTGGGTAAACGGATAATCAAACAAATCATTCCGGCTCGCCGAAGCCTCAAGCCCCTCCAACCGCAACCAATGCAACGCCGCATTAAGGACCGCGATCTGTACCTGCAAAAACCGCGGCTCATTCGTGGGAATCTCCTCCAACCGGCGGGCAGCCCGACGAATCCGCTGCTCATTAGGCACATCCGACACCAGGTACAACACGCTCGTCAACTCCGCCATCCGCCGATGCATTGACGAAGCCGGTACCTTATCCAACGCCTGCACCGCCACATCCACCTGCCGCTCCGCCATTAACTGCCGCGCCAGGCCAAACCCCGAACTCACCGTCGCCGGATTCGTCGCCCACACCAGCGAATAAAGATAAATCGCCTTATACCGCAACACCGCCGGGTCCTGCGTCAAATGAGTCCACAGCCCAGCCAGTTCATTCACAATCTCACCCTTTAATGAGGCCACCTCAATAGCCGTGGCTGGCTGCAATAATGGTTTATTGTCCATGCCCTTCGACTGCAAAATCAACTCGCACACCGCCGCCCGGGCCAATTTTGGGGCCGCCTCCCCCGGCAAAATATTAAACACCTTATTAAAGGCATCCTGGGCCGGGAGGAAATCGTCGAGAAGCAAACTGGTGATCCCCGAATACCATTGATACCGCCAATCATCGCCCAGCGACGACTCTAGCTTTTTCAACCAATCCTTGCTCTCCGTGGTAAACCCAAGATCTAATAGGGAGCGAATAATGCCCAAGGGGATCTCCTTGCTCTGCGCAAACTTCTCCCGCGCCATGGCCTCCCGCATCGTCTCCAACGCCTCCGACGGCTCAGTGTAACTAGAGCCCGCAATCATTGCCGCGCCCGGATCACTACGGTCTAATAGGGGCACATGCAGGGCAGCCACCACCTCCGGCGGGGTAATACGCACACTCCGCTCAATACCATCAATAAGCTGATCCGTTTTGAACACAATATGCTTCGTGCCAAATGTGGAACGCTGCGGCGAAAACAATGAATGCTGCGCCGGAAACTGCCGACCATCATGCACCGCAAGATATTCCCGTAACACCCCATACAACTGGGTTGTCAACTCCTGCACCGTGGAAAACCGCTGCTTCGGATCTGGGTCCGTGGCCCGCCTTAATAGGCGGTAGTACGACAAATACTGTGCAAACAGCGGCTCCTCGTCCGGGCCAGGCAACCCCGGCGCGTATGCCCCATCCTTCTTCGGCATATTAATGGTCATGGCGGCCAGGGTGCGGCCGACGGTGTAAATATCACTGGCCACACTGGGGCCCTCAGTAGCCACCTCCGGGGCCTGAAACCCCTTCGTGCCGAAAATATAACCAAACGCCCCAATGCCGGTGACCGCACCCAAGTCGATCAGCTTGACTTGGTCTTCTGTCACGATAATGTTGTCCGGTTTGAAATCGTTGTACACTACGCCGCGCGCATGCAAATACTCCAGCGCCGGCAAGGTTTCCAAAATATATCCGATGGCGATGTCGATGGCGAACACCCCGCCAGGTTGCTCTTGACGACGCTTACGCAACGACGGACCCGGCACATACTCCATGACAATAAAACCGGCCGCCACCCGGGGGTCATCAATAAAATTGTAGGCCTTCACAATCACCGGATGGGTGATGTCGGCTAAAAACTCGCGCTCCGCAATGGCCGCCCCAATATCATGCGGATTCCCCGACCCTATTAAACCTTTGAGAACCACAACCCGGCCGGACACATTCTGATCCTGCGCAAGATAAATCCAGCCCATGCCACCATGGGCAACCACCCCTAAAATCTTATATTGGTTAGCAACAATATCGCCTTCCTTTAATAGGGGAGGTTCCAGGTTTGTGGTGGCCGGATCCATGAGGCGGGTTTCTTTAATAGGGACGAAGGGGAGCCGAACCATGCCATTCGCAACTGACCTGCCCTCCCGGGTGGTGCTGCGTCGGGAACGAAACGTGTTTAATGCTTCGGTGCGGGACCTGGCAGATGGGTCGGGGAGGGGATCGTCGTCATCGTCGTCAAAGGGATTGAAGGGTGCGGCCGCCGTATTAAAGGTATCGTCATCGTCGTCGAAGGGGTTGAAGGGGACCGCTGCGGTTTGCGGTTGGGTGTGGTCGGCTGTGCTGTGTGGTTGGGTGTGGTCGGTGTCGGTCATGGGCGTTGTGGGGTTTCTTTGCGGTAGTGGGTGGCCGGTGGGGTTTGGTCGGGAAGGTAGGCGCTAAACCAGTGATTATAATATTTTTGCCAGGTGCCATCACCGTAAATGCGTTCCAGGGTGGCGTTGATTTGCCTAATGAGGCCGTCGGTGTGGTGTCGGTAGCCGGGTTTGGCGGTGGCAATGCCGTAGTTTTCGTTGCTGAGCGAACCGCCCTCGATGGTGGTGAAGGGGTCTTGAGCGGACATGCCGGACAGGATAACGTCGTCAGTGATGACCGCACTGGCCTGGTTTTGCTGCATGACAATGAGGCAGTCTGCCGACGAGCGAACGACGACGAGGTCGCTGGTGGGCGCTAAATTGCGGGCGTAGTGGATGCCGGTGGATTGGCTAGTGACGCACACCGGGCGGCCGCCGATTTCGGAAATTCCTTTAATAGCGGAGGATTTGTGGACCAGGATTTTTGTGGAGCCTTTGAGGTAGGGGGTTGAGAAAAATACTTGGTCTTGGCGGTCACGGGTGATGGAGAGCGTGCGGATGGCCATGTCGATTTGGTGGGATTCGAGGCTGTCGATCCAATTGGCGGAGTCCACATAGCGGAATTCGATTTTGGTGGGATCGCCAAAAATATCGGCGGCGATTTCTTTCGCAATGTCCACTTCGAATCCTTGGAGTTCCCCGGTGATGGTATTGCGGAAGGATAAGAGGTTTTGGGACTGGTCGATGCCAACAATGAGGCGGCCCCGGCTGATGATCTCCGGTACCCGCTCTCCCGGCGACCGATTATCGGGGGCTAAACTCCCTAATAGGTTGGTGGTGATGATCTTATTGGGGGGTTCGGCGCCGGCCCGCTCAATGGTGGCCCCCTGGGGGAGGGGCACGAAAGGGAGGGAGTCGCTGGTGGGGGCGGTGGCGGTACTGGTTTCGGGGGTGCGGGCACAGCCGGCGGTGAGACTGACGATGAGCAGTAGGCAGGTGAGGAGGATGCGGTTGGTCATTAGAGGTATTCCTGCAATCGGGGTCGGATGCCCAACCAGAGGCAAAATACTGAGAGGAGGGACAGCATGAGGACCATGGTGGAGACAAAGGTGGAGGCGGCAATGCCCTGGTTGATGTAGGAACGCATCGTGCCGCGGGTGGCGTCGATAAGCGTGGCGAGCGTGCTATCAAGCTTGGGGTAGGAACTTTCCTCATTGGTTTGCAGGGCCAGGCGTTGGGCGCGCTCGTAATCGCCGGCGTCGAGGGCGGCAATAATGTGGTTATGCGCATCCACCCACCGGCCCAACGCGATTCGGGCGGCATCGGCGGTGGGCCCAGAAAACCCAGCCAAGGTTTTTTCCACACTGTGGGCGGCGGCCTCGAACGTGTTCGTGGAATCCTCTAATGATTGCCGCCACACCAAGGCCAGCATTTCCTGCGTGCGGGCCTGCTGCGCCATCACCCGCGCGTCCGTGAGGGCGTTCAACGGCGCCGCGGCCCGCTCGTAGCCCAAGGATCCGGTGCGCCACGTGATTGCGTTCGCCGTCCCACCCCACAACGTGGCCACCACCATGAGCACCGACGCGCACAACATCCCCCTATTAAGGCGCCGGTTCGTGATGCCGGCCAACCAAATCTGTCCCACAAGCAACGCTATGAGCGCCACAACCAGCCCAGTCAGCGGCACCCACAATGGTTCCGTCAGCGCTTTTTGTTGCTTGTCGACGTTCTGTCCAGTCAAAACATTCAACTGGGAGGCCGCTGGCAACAGATCTTCCCGCATCAGCGTTGACGCCTCCGACATGTAGGCCACCCCCATCGGATTCCCCTGCTGATTATTCGCCCACGCCGTCTCCACCAGCCCCGTGTACACCGGCAGTTTCTGGGACAAGTTCTCTAATAGGGCGAGCTCCGGGTCCCCCGTATTAAAGCCTGTGGCCGCCTGGGCGATCGCCTTCCCCGCCCGCTGGTAGGACCGCGCATAATCCGACCTGGATTGGGAGGAAGCATCCCCCACCAGCACGAAACTGGATGAGGCGGCCGTATCCGCCGCCGACAGGTTCGCGTACAGGCTTTGCGCCACATAGTTCACTGGCTCCGTGTTATTAATGAGTGTGTCAAAACTGGCGCGCCGCTCTGCCGCCATGGTCGACATGGACCAGCCCGCCGAAGTGATAATCACGCTGAGCAGCACCACCATGGTGGTCATTTTGCCGGGCGTGGTGAGTAAAAACCGGATAAACTGTTTCGCCCACCGGCGGGGATAGCGCACATACCCGTACCACAGACGACGTGCAATCGTGCGCCGCCGAGTCACCTGGTCTAACCACTGGTCCTGGGTGACAGGGTGTGGTGGAGTCATTCGGTCAGTGCTCACTACTTGGGCCTCAACAGTTTGAATTGGTATTTGTTTAAAGGATAGAGGATATGCAAAACCGAATGGCTTACGGGTGCGAGGTGGTGTTGTGCGCGGCGACGGTGACGGTTGGGTCGAAACCCCCATTGGCCCCAGGTGGGGACGGTATGGTGCCGCTGGATTACTGCTGTATTCCGTGAATAATGTGGGGGAGATCGTGATTCTGCTACAACACCGGGCGACGTGGGTGGCGCAGGGGGACACGTGGGCGCTGCCCGGCGGCGCACGGGACAGCCACGAAACCCCGACCCAGGCGGCCCTGCGCGAGGCCTGGGAGGAGGCGGGTATCCCGCCGGCAGGGGTGCGCGTCGACAAGCAGAAAACCACGGCGGTGGCTGGGGCTTGGTGCTACACGACCGTGATCGGCTTCATAAAAAATCCTTTAATAGGGGAGGGGAATGCGGAAGCACACGAACACCGGTGGGTACCCATAAACGAAGTAGACACCTATGATCTTTTACCCGGATTTGCTGCTGCATGGCCCGAACTGCATAAATGTGTGCAAGAATTGCTGATATGATTCAAGTGCAAGGCTTATCCAAACAATATGGGCATGTCCGCGCCGTTGACGACCTATCCTTCACCGTACAATCAGGCATTGTTACAGGATTCCTTGGGCCCAACGGCGCCGGTAAATCGACCACCATGCGCATGATCCTCGGGCTGGACACCCCCACATCGGGCACCGCGCTTATCGACGGGGTCCACTACACCAGTATTAAAAAACCCCTCCACAAAGTGGGGGCCCTGCTGGATGCGAAAGCCGTCCACCCCAACCGTAGCGCCTTCGACCACCTCACCTGGATCGCCCAATCTAATGGCATACGCAAATCTAGGGTCATGGAAGTCCTCGACATGGTGGGACTTACCGGGGTCGCTAAGAAAAAGGCCGGTGGGTTCTCCCTCGGCATGGGACAACGCCTTGGCCTAGCCTCTGCACTACTCGGTGACCCGGAAATCCTCATCCTCGACGAACCCGTCAACGGCCTCGACCCGGAGGGCATCCGCTGGGTGCGGGAACTCTTGCGCGCTCTGGCCGCCCAGGGCCGCACCGTGCTGGTCAGCTCTCACCTGCTGAGTGAAATGTCGCAAACTGCCGACCATCTCATTGTTATTGGCCGCGGCAAACTCGTGGCCGACAGCTCCACCTACGACTTCATTAAAAAACACTCGGCCACCACCATTCTGGTGCGCACCACCGACAACAATCGCATGGCCGAAGTGCTCACCGCGGCCGGTATCGAATTCACCAAGGAAGTGGACGAAGAAAACCGGCCCACCCTCCACATCCCCGAACAAGACCCGGCCCACATTGGCCACATTGCCTTCGTGAACAAAATCGAACTGCAACTCTTGGGCGAACGCCACGCCTCCCTGGAGGAAGCATTCATGGAAATCACCGGCCATGCCGTCCAATACCAAGCCAAGGAAGGAAACTAACCCCATGAATACTTTTCTTTCCGAATGGACCAAACTCGTGTCCACCAAGGCCATCTACTGGACCACCGGCCTCTTCCTATTCTTCGGCGTCGGGTTCGCCGCGGTCTACGGCCTGGATGTGCCGGCCGACCCCATGGTCAAACTTTGGACCGGCATGGACATCCGCATTATTAAAGCAACCTCCGTCGTGGCCGCCGTGGCCGCTCTCAGCTTCTTCGTGACCATTGTGCAGGCCACCATGGTGGTCACCAGCGAATACCGCCACAACTACCAGTCCGTAAGCTTCATGGCCACCCCCAACCGGCTCAAGGTGGTCATGGCCAAATGGTTCCTCTACTCCATCTTCATTGCCATCCTCACCTTCGTCACCGTCCTGGCCAGCCTCTACATGACCAAACGAGTGTCCGGTGAGCTTTCCTCCACCCTGCCGGTGTGGTCCGATGAAGGCGCCATCCACGTTCTGTGGGGCTACCCGGTGGCCGCCGTGCTGCTTGTCACCTTCACCCAGGGCGTGTCGTGGCTGCTGCGCCAAACCGCCGGCGCGATATCCATCATGGGCCTGTGGTTCTTCGCCCTGGAAAACCTTTTGGGACTCCTGCCCAAAGTGGGCAAATATATCGTCAAATACGGGCCCATTAATAACTTCAACGCCTTCCTCACCAAAACCTCCATTGATGACATCCAATGGGATTACAACGGCTCTATTGCGTATTTCGGTGTGTGGGCGGTAGTCATCTTTATCGCCGGGGCGATCGTCGTGAGGCAACGCGACGCTTAGAGCTTTTCGACACCCCAGGGTACAATAACGCCCGCTATGTCTGAAAAACCTATCACACTCACTGGCGGCCTTCTGGCCGGCCTGGCCCTGCTCTCCGCCGCAGGGCCGTTTTCTATCGACATGTACTTGCCCGGGCTGCCGCAACTCGGCCGCGACCTGGCCACCACCAACGCCCAGCTCACCCTCAGCGGGTTCATGATCGGCATGGCCACCGGCCAGCTCATCATCGGCGTGCTCTCTGACACCTTTGGCCGGAAACGCTTCATCGTCGGCGGCGCCGCCCTGGCCCTTATCACATCCCTGCTGTGCGCCATCGCCCCAAACATTGGCGTGCTCATCGCCGCCCGCTTTCTCCAGGGGCTCGGATCCGGCGCCTGCGTGGTCCTCGCCCGCTCAATTATCCCCGACATCACCAGCGGTGTCGCTGCCGCGAAAGCGTTTAGCTGGATGGGTATCATCAGCGGCATCGCCCCCGCCGCTGCACCCGTTCTGGGCTCCCTGCTGGTGTCCTCCTTGGGCTGGCGCGGTATCTTCTACGTGCTCGCCGGCATCGCCGCAGCCCAGCTCCTCGTGGCCCTCTTCGTCATCCCGGAAACCCGACCGCCGGCCAACCGCACCCCATTAAGCTTCGGATCGTTCACCGCAGTCATCAAGGAACCCGTGTTTGTCCGATACGCGCTGGTCGTCGGTTTCGGATTCGCATCCATGTTTGCCTACATATCCGCATCCTCCTTTGTGATGCAGGAAATCATGGGGCTCAGCCCCCAAATTTTCGCACTCGTGTTCGGCACCAATGCGCTGGGGCTCATGGTGGGCGGCGCCCTCAACACTCGCCTA contains:
- a CDS encoding multidrug effflux MFS transporter produces the protein MSEKPITLTGGLLAGLALLSAAGPFSIDMYLPGLPQLGRDLATTNAQLTLSGFMIGMATGQLIIGVLSDTFGRKRFIVGGAALALITSLLCAIAPNIGVLIAARFLQGLGSGACVVLARSIIPDITSGVAAAKAFSWMGIISGIAPAAAPVLGSLLVSSLGWRGIFYVLAGIAAAQLLVALFVIPETRPPANRTPLSFGSFTAVIKEPVFVRYALVVGFGFASMFAYISASSFVMQEIMGLSPQIFALVFGTNALGLMVGGALNTRLLDRFPAAAILKIALIIMTVAATIVLVCALTGLPRIPFFLALFFAVMPLSLVMGNATALAVAAVRTRAGSASSVMGFGQFLLAGLVSPLVGMVGGSQAVGMGVCMVGAAVVAVMMFVLARRAD